In Molothrus ater isolate BHLD 08-10-18 breed brown headed cowbird chromosome 7, BPBGC_Mater_1.1, whole genome shotgun sequence, one genomic interval encodes:
- the ZNF142 gene encoding zinc finger protein 142 isoform X1 codes for MSAAVTVSEAPSREMETLCSELLLPTPGEVGAVGSPGVASAGLAGTPPLAASQELLLAEASMPGEGAHAEGSNVEIFIEAVAGNVTLSNAASATEVLVKVVELYFCERCGQSFSEASLLSQHQCLLLPPQEHLELPGALLASASESQSDPRGSELPGSSTQEGSAPECLLCPVCQEAFLQPGQLKEHFKTHRAPSGALPCPERGCHFTTEDRKELRAHLRHLHGASPVSCACRACPLLFPSRQAMEQHHRTHFPFHCSHCDFITANAKLFWQHRKGHATESSSEMPTTGDPHGLAASEGQEEPGDCHPGWKASTAEARPAKPAGTGNSSLKGQKASAGEEDLDSSGDESPEEDGESLCEAEAKEDGKADPKKVGVPQAQHFKGDVAEGSEYLYKTHMCPECKRCFKKRTHLVEHLHLHFPDPSLQCPNCHKYFTSKSKLKIHMMRETGEKAHRCPLCHYSSVEKNALNRHMASMHEDISNFYSDVYSCPVCEEKFRLSQALKEHLKTHKAEPKRLSCFHGDCSYCAEDRKEFVRHLKDAHGIKAVECKYHACSLLFGTAEAMEAHRKTHYAFHCQQCDFICSNKHVFRKHKKQGHPGSEQLQCSFCPYATFNPVEYHDHVGKMHANEKIHKCTECAFATAHKRVLIRHMLLHTGEKPHKCELCDFTCRDVSYLSKHMLTHSNDKNFMCTECGYITKWKHYLNVHMRKHTGDLRYQCNQCSYRCHRADQLSSHKLRHQGKSLICEVCGFACKRKYELQKHMQAKHSQNYQVPVFQCQYCTYQTKYKQALLNHENCKHTKQKEFRCALCSYCTFSNTSLFFHKRKIHGYVPGDKDWLENYASKELEISSSEALFGYEVGAALHVDASSPLTGKEQWMKEKPSQVECQGEEGYQQVFVVPLLEQDAAPPESSSEAERGEGEQSCPIADNALEDDCMQGNAATGSAELTVSEDVTEGCTLHLEALNVSSDPLLENLTGEACVTQPESMEMLSCKEPPAAYEMLGSQDGLGLEDSGSTLEDIPDFEEEVDVQEDKVVKGSVAVGDNQGKDTLKEDMGRLEGSCSDHKVVADTEERETSQAKLPEAWFSMLKTPEQGHLPVPEDVPTSGDNARGGSESVLKALRKQDKEQAETLVLEGRVQMLVVQSESQVFKCEKCSYITRKEKSMSLHSKASCQSRRAPLVCRECGASFKQQRGLNTHLLKKCPVLLKNNKILKPANQEAPGLCQPADQPGDNGTETAESEKGGSEESGHAESPWEADQLPDKTQAAGIPLAGAQTSGCQASEKSLLGDSTEVAEEPPQQGGRTEPGEAAGASHSGKPSEKYRLEGGKLHCNACSFVCSRVTTITSHVEDGCRNLEQFWCSQCPETFRSRRALKSHCAEKHIVHPEDESQRTELPEGDPLVEKDQTSELPLDAAPPKATLPKRRRFSCPTCPFTCHQERAMKTHKKRGCVTLGEFRCTSCPFTSKVAKALRLHRRLHRKHYSKRPQLQCRQCKFTCKQARCLRQHIRIKHEGVKPHKCRYCEFSTTRRYRLEAHQSLHTGVGRIACGICSQTFGTNSKLRIHRLRVHEKTPTHFCPLCDYSSYLQNDITRHVNSCHHGELNFGCSRCEARFSSETALKQHVLRRHEEKVSYSCPRCDFVCHSEATLKCHVQKQHPHLECSTCKETFATREALEEHKTQHFSHRCELCSFAAKERQQLVRHYVESHEPAAPQDKPLHCPFCDFACRHQLVFDQHMKGHGGTRVYKCSDCEYTTKNRQKITWHIRIHTGEKPYKCHLCKYACADPSRLKYHMRIHKEERKYLCPDCGYKCKWVNQLKYHMTKHTGLKPYRCDECEYCTNRADALRVHKETRHQEARSFICEQCGKAFKTRFLLKTHLKKHSEEKPYVCNACGRAFRWAAGLRHHYLTHTNEHPFFCRYCPYKAKQKFQVIKHIQRHHPEHRAVDPSQGVGKDPSTHTVHLHSVQRESQAKGAPRMEQEGECPAEKVA; via the exons ATGAGCGCAGCAGTGACTGTATCAgaggctcccagcagggagatGGAGACCCTGTGCtcggagctgctcctgcccacacCAGGAGAGGTGGGAGCCGTGGGAAGCCCTGGTGTGGCCAGTGCTGGTCTGGCCGGGACACCCCCGCTGGCTGCCAGCCAGGAgttgctgctggcagaggcatcgatgcctggggaaggggctcacGCTGAAGGAAGCAATGTGGAAATATTCATCGAGGCAGTGGCTGGCAATGTGACACTGAGCAACGCGGCCAGTGCCACAG AGGTTCTGGTCAAAGTGGTGGAGCTGTATTTCTGTGAGAGGTGTGGCCAGAGCTTCTCAGAGgcctccctgctgtcccagcaccagtgcctgctgctgcccccccaAGAGCACCTGGAACTCCCAGGGGCACTGTTGGCTTCTGCCAGCGAGAGCCAGAGTGAtcccaggggctcagagctgcccgGGTCCAGCACacaggagggctctgctccgGAGTGCCTGCTGTGCCCCGTCTGCCAGGAGGCGTTTTTGCAGCCTGGCCAACTCAAGGAGCACTTCAAGACGCACCGTGCCCCGTCGGGAGCCCTTCCCTGTCCCGAGCGGGGCTGCCACTTCACCACAGAGGACCGCAAGGAACTGCGCGCTCACTTGCGCCACCTGCATGGGGCCTCCCCCGTGTCCTGCGCCTGCCGCGCCTGCCCGCTGCTCTTCCCCAGCCGCCAGGCCATGGAGCAGCACCACCGGACACACTTCCCCTTCCACTGCTCCCACTGTGACTTCATCACAGCCAATGCCAAGCTCTTCTGGCAGCACAGGAAGGGTCACGCCACAGAGTCCTCTTCTGAGATGCCCACAACAGGCGACCCTCACGGCCTAG CAGCATCAGAAGGACAGGAGGAGCCAGGCGATTGCCACCCTGGCTGgaaagccagcacagcagaagcaaGGCCAGCAAAGCCTGCAGGTACTGGGAACAGCTCCTTGAAGGGACAGAAAGCatcagctggagaagaggacTTGGACAGCAGTGGGGATGAATCACCAGAGGAGGATGGTGAGAGCCTCTGCGAAGCCGAGGCCAAAGAGGATGGGAAGGCAGATCCCAAAAAAGTTGGagtgccacaggcacagcactTCAAAG GGGATGTTGCAGAAGGCTCTGAGTACCTCTACAAAACCCACATGTGCCCTGAATGCAAGCGGTGCTTCAAAAAGCGGACTCACCTGGTGGAGCACCTCCACCTGCACTTCCCTGaccccagcctgcagtgccccaACTGCCACAAGTACTTCACCAGCAAAAGCAAGCTGAAAATCCACATGATGCGGGAGACAGGCGAGAAGGCTCATCGCTGCCCGCTCTGCCACTACAGCTCAGTGGAGAAGAACGCTCTCAACCGCCACATGGCCAGCATGCACGAGGACATCTCCAACTTCTACTCCGATGTTTACTCCTGCCCTGTCTGTGAGGAGAAGTTTCGACTCAGCCAGGCCCTCAAGGAGCACTTGAAGACTCACAAAGCTGAACCCAAGAGACTGAGCTGCTTCCACGGGGACTGCAGCTACTGTGCAGAAGACCGTAAGGAGTTTGTCCGTCACCTCAAGGATGCTCATGGCATCAAGGCGGTGGAGTGCAAGTACCatgcctgctccctgctcttcGGCACAGCTGAGGCTATGGAGGCTCACCGGAAAACCCACTACGCCTTCCACTGCCAGCAGTGTGACTTCATCTGCTCCAACAAGCACGTGTTCCGCAAGCACAAGAAGCAGGGCCACCCGGGCAGCGAGCAGCTCCAGTGCAGTTTCTGCCCCTATGCCACTTTCAACCCTGTGGAGTATCATGACCACGTGGGCAAGATGCACGCCAATGAGAAGATCCACAAGTGCACTGAGTGTGCCTTCGCCACAGCGCACAAGCGGGTGCTCATCCGGCACATGCTGTTGCACACTG GAGAGAAACCTCACAAGTGCGAGCTCTGCGACTTCACGTGCCGGGATGTGAGCTACCTGTCCAAGCACATGCTGACCCACTCCAACGACAAGAACTTCATGTGCACCGAGTGTGGGTACATCACCAAGTGGAAGCACTACCTGAATGTCCACATGCGCAAGCACACTGGAGATCTCCG GTACCAGTGTAACCAGTGCTCGTACCGCTGTCACCGTGCTGACCAGCTGAGCAGCCACAAGCTGCGGCACCAGGGCAAAAGCCTGATCTGCGAGGTGTGCGGCTTCGCCTGCAAGCGCAAGTACGAGCTGCAGAAGCACATGCAGGCGAAGCACTCGCAGAACTACCAGGTTCCTGTCTTCCAGTGCCAATACTGCACCTACCAGACCAAGTACAAGCAGGCGCTGCTGAACCATGAGAATTGCAAGCACACCAAGCAGAAGGAGTTTCGCTGTGCCCTCTGTTCATACTGCACCTTCAGTAACACCAGCCTCTTCTTCCATAAGCGCAAGATTCATGGCTACGTTCCTGGTGACAAGGACTGGCTGGAAAATTACGccagcaaggagctggagaTCAGCTCATCTGAGGCACTCTTTGGCTATGAGGTCGGTGCAGCCCTGCACGTGGATGCCAGTTCCCCCCTCACTGGCAAAGAGCAGTGGATGAAGGAGAAGCCATCCCAGGTTGAGTGCCAGGGAGAAGAGGGCTACCAGCAAGTGTTCGTGGTGCCTCTCCTTGAGCAGGATGCCGCTCCACCAGAGAGCAGCAGCGAGGCAGAGAGAGGtgagggggagcagagctgtcctATTGCTGACAATGCCCTGGAAGATGACTGCATGCAAGGAAATGCTgccacaggctctgctgagctcacTGTTTCTGAAGATGTGACAGAAGGCTGCACCTTGCACTTGGAGGCACTGAATGTCTCATCTGATCCTCTCCTGGAGAACTTGACTGGAGAGGCCTGTGTGACTCAGCCAGAGAGCATGGAAATGCTGTCCTGCAAGGAGCCTCCTGCAGCCTATGAAATGCTGGGCTCCCAGGATGGCCTTGGCTTGGAGGACAGTGGCAGTACACTCGAAGACATCCCAGACTTTGAGGAAGAGGTAGATGTACAGGAAGACAAGGTGGTGAAGGGGAGTGTAGCAGTAGGAGACAACCAGGGAAAAGACACCCTGAAGGAGGACATGGGCCGCCTTGAGGGGTCGTGCTCAGACCACAAGGTCGTGGCAGACACTGAGGAGAGAGAGACCAGCCAAGCCAAGCTGCCAGAGGCCTGGTTCAGCATGCTGAAGACGCCTGAACAGGGCCACCTGCCTGTCCCAGAGGATGTGCCCACCTCTGGTGACAATGCCAGGGGCGGCTCGGAATCAGTGCTGAAGGCTCTGCGGAAGCAGGACAAAGAGCAGGCAGAGACACTGGTACTGGAGGGCAGGGTGCAGATGCTGGTGGTGCAGTCGGAGAGCCAGGTCTTTAAGTGTGAGAAGTGCTCGTACATCACACGGAAGGAGAAATCCATGTCCTTGCACTCCAAAGCCAGCTGCCAGAGCCGCCGGGCCCCGCTCGTGTGCCGTGAGTGTGGTGCCAGCTTTAAGCAGCAGAGGGGACTCAACACCCACCTCCTAAAGAAGTGCCCTGTTCTCCTGAAGAACAACAAGATCCTCAAACCAGCCAATCAGGAGGCACCTGGACTGTGCCAACCTGCTGACCAGCCTGGTGATAATGGTACAGAAACAGCAGAGAGTGAGAAGGGAGGCTCAGAGGAGTCTGGGCATGCTGAGAGCCCTTGGGAAGCTGACCAGCTACCTGATAAAACACAAGCAGCAGGCATTCCTTTGGCTGGGGCACAGACATCAGGCTGTCAAGCCTCTGAGAAATCCCTGCTGGGTGACAGCACAGAGGTGGCAGAAGAGCCTCCCCAGCAAGGGGGTAGGACTGAGCCAGGTGAAGCTGCTGGTGCCTCCCACTCTGGGAAACCCTCAGAGAAATACCGActggagggagggaagctgCACTGCAATGCCTGCTCCTTTGTGTGCTCCCGTGTCACCACCATCACCTCCCACGTGGAGGATGGCTGCCGGAACCTGGAGCAGTTCtggtgctcccagtgccctgaAACCTTCCGCTCCCGGCGGGCCCTCAAGAGCCATTGTGCTGAAAAGCACATCGTGCATCCTGAGGATGAATCCCAAAGGACTGAACTCCCTGAGGGGGACCCACTGGTTGAGAAAGACCAGACTAGTGAGCTCCCACTGGATGCAGCCCCACCAAAAGCCACCCTGCCCAAGAGGAGGCGTTTCTCCTGCCCCACCTGCCCCTTCACCTGCCACCAGGAAAGGGCCATGAAGACTCACAAGAAGAGGGGCTGCGTGACCCTGGGTGAGTTTCgctgcacctcctgccccttcaCCTCCAAGGTGGCCAAAGCCCTGCGGCTGCACCGCAGGCTGCACCGCAAGCATTACAGCAAGCGGCCGCAGCTGCAGTGCCGCCAGTGCAAGTTCACCTGCAAGCAGGCCCGGTGCCTGCGGCAGCACATCCGCATCAAGCACGAGGGGGTGAAGCCGCACAAGTGCCGCTACTGCGAGTTCAGCACCACGCGGCGCTACCGCCTGGAGGCCCACCAGTCCCTGCACACTGGCGTGGGGCGCATCGCCTGCGGCATCTGCAGCCAGACCTTCGGCACCAACTCCAAGCTGCGCATCCACCGCCTGCGCGTGCACGAGAAGACGCCCACCCACTTCTGCCCACTCTGCGACTACAGCAGCTACCTGCAGAACGACATCACCCGCCACGTCAACAGCTGCCACCACGGCGAGCTCAACTTCGGCTGCTCCCGCTGTGAGGCTCGCTTCAGTTCTGAGACGGCCCTCAAGCAGCACGTCCTGCGCCGGCACGAGGAGAAGGTTTCCTACAGCTGCCCACGCTGCGACTTCGTGTGTCACAGTGAGGCCACGCTCAAGTGCCACGTGCAGAAGCAGCACCCACACCTGGAGTGCAGCACCTGCAAGGAGACCTTTGCCACCCGGGAGGCACTGGAGGAGCACAAGACGCAGCATTTCAGCCACCGCTGTGAGCTGTGCAGCTTTGCAGCCAAGGAGCGGCAGCAGCTGGTGCGGCATTATGTGGAGAGCCATGAGCCGGCTGCCCCCCAGGATAAACCCCTGCACTGCCCTTTCTGTGACTTTGCCTGCCGGCACCAGCTTGTGTTTGACCAGCACATGAAGGGCCATGGGGGCACCCGCGTGTACAAGTGCTCAGACTGTGAGTACACCACCAAGAACAGGCAAAAGATCACGTGGCACATCCGCATCCACACTGGTGAGAAGCCCTACAAGTGCCACCTCTGTAAATACGCCTGTGCTGACCCCTCACGTCTCAAG TATCACATGCGGATCCacaaggaggagaggaaatacCTCTGCCCTGACTGCGGCTACAAATGCAAGTGGGTGAACCAGCTCAAGTACCACATGACAAAGCACACTG GCCTGAAGCCATACCGGTGTGATGAGTGCGAGTACTGCACCAACCGCGCGGACGCCCTGCGGGTGCACAAGGAGACGCGGCACCAGGAGGCCCGTTCCTTCATCTGTGAGCAGTGTGGCAAGGCCTTCAAGACGCGCTTTCTCCTCAAAACCCACCTGAAGAAGCACAGCGAGGAGAAGCCCTACGTGTGCAACGCCTGCGGGCGGGCTTTCCGCTGGGCAGCTGGCCTGCGCCACCACTACCTGACCCACACCAACGAGCACCCCTTCTTCTGCCGCTACTGCCCCTACAAGGCCAAGCAGAAGTTCCAGGTCATCAAACACATCCAGCGGCATCaccctgagcacagggctgttGACCCTAGCCAGGGGGTGGGAAAGGACCCCAGCACACACACCGTCCACCTTCACAGCGTGCAGAGGGAGAGCCAGGCCAAGGGGGCCCCCAGGATGGAGCAAGAAGGGGAGTGCCCTGCAGAGAAGGTGGCATAG